A single region of the Anaerostipes rhamnosivorans genome encodes:
- the cobJ gene encoding precorrin-3B C(17)-methyltransferase: protein MTVKAARVLKESDVIIGYTVYIDLVRDHLPGKEFLSTPMTKEADRCRMAFSEAQKGRTVSMICSGDAGVYGMAGLMYEIGAKYPDIELEIVPGVTAATAGAALLGAPLTHDFCVISLSDLLTPWALIEERLLAASKADFAVCLYNPSSKKRQDYLKKACDLMLQYKSPDTVCGIGKMIGRQGQEKELMTLERLRDTGVDMFTTVFVGNSQTKVVSGAMVTPRGYKDV, encoded by the coding sequence ATGACCGTCAAGGCGGCAAGAGTTTTAAAGGAAAGTGATGTGATCATCGGGTATACCGTATACATCGACCTGGTAAGAGACCATCTTCCGGGCAAGGAGTTTTTGTCTACCCCTATGACAAAGGAGGCAGACCGGTGCCGCATGGCATTTTCGGAAGCACAAAAGGGCAGAACCGTATCCATGATCTGCAGCGGCGATGCGGGAGTCTACGGCATGGCCGGGCTGATGTATGAGATCGGTGCCAAATATCCGGACATCGAGCTTGAGATCGTGCCGGGAGTCACGGCGGCCACTGCAGGGGCCGCGTTGCTTGGGGCACCGCTGACCCATGATTTCTGTGTGATCAGTTTAAGTGACCTGCTGACACCTTGGGCGCTGATTGAGGAGCGCCTTCTGGCAGCCTCCAAGGCAGATTTCGCTGTCTGCCTTTATAATCCGTCCAGCAAAAAGAGACAGGATTATCTGAAAAAAGCATGTGACCTGATGCTTCAATATAAATCTCCGGACACGGTGTGCGGCATAGGAAAGATGATCGGAAGACAGGGCCAGGAAAAGGAACTTATGACGCTTGAAAGACTGAGGGACACCGGCGTGGATATGTTTACTACCGTATTTGTGGGTAATTCCCAGACCAAGGTCGTGTCCGGTGCCATGGTCACTCCAAGAGGATACAAAGATGTATAA
- a CDS encoding cobalt-precorrin 5A hydrolase, whose translation MKTAIICFSQQGLRIAQKLQTGLECHGFETEISVKSRHIQEDDIFCIEEPLNDWTGRQFNQKEAFIFVGACGIAVRAVAPFVRSKDTDPAVIAIDEKGTFAVPLLSGHLGGANRLAEQAASVTGAVPVITTATDVHQLFAVDLFAKDNDLHITDLAAAKEISASLLAGISVGFHSDFPVSGKLPAGLVTARDTESGICISVRDNCRPFPNTLRLVPKAVVLGIGCRKGTKAETIRQSVQRMLKNERIEPNAVGLAASIDLKKEEPGILAFCREEGMPFVTYDAGELMEARGVFSASDFVSSVTGADNVCERSAVLAAGKGGRLIAGKQAGCGVTAALALKEWRIRFES comes from the coding sequence ATGAAGACAGCCATCATCTGTTTCAGCCAGCAGGGGCTGAGGATTGCACAGAAATTGCAGACAGGACTGGAATGTCATGGGTTTGAAACAGAGATTTCGGTGAAATCCAGGCATATACAGGAGGATGACATCTTTTGTATAGAAGAACCGCTAAACGACTGGACCGGGCGGCAGTTTAACCAGAAAGAAGCTTTTATCTTTGTTGGGGCCTGTGGCATTGCGGTGCGGGCTGTCGCTCCTTTTGTAAGGAGTAAGGATACGGATCCGGCCGTGATCGCCATTGACGAAAAGGGAACCTTTGCCGTGCCCCTGCTGTCCGGCCATTTGGGAGGAGCCAATCGTCTTGCAGAGCAGGCCGCATCTGTTACTGGAGCTGTCCCGGTCATTACCACGGCTACTGACGTTCATCAGCTGTTTGCAGTGGATTTGTTTGCAAAGGACAACGATCTGCACATCACAGACCTTGCAGCGGCAAAGGAAATTTCGGCCTCACTTCTGGCGGGTATTTCGGTGGGATTTCACAGTGATTTTCCTGTATCAGGAAAGCTTCCCGCAGGGCTGGTTACAGCCAGGGACACGGAGTCTGGCATCTGTATCTCGGTGAGAGACAACTGTCGTCCTTTTCCTAATACGTTAAGGCTGGTACCAAAGGCAGTGGTGCTTGGAATTGGATGCAGGAAAGGAACCAAAGCAGAGACAATCCGGCAGTCAGTGCAGAGGATGCTGAAAAATGAGAGGATAGAACCCAATGCAGTAGGGCTGGCGGCGAGTATTGACCTGAAAAAGGAGGAGCCAGGGATCCTTGCCTTCTGCAGGGAAGAGGGGATGCCTTTTGTAACCTATGATGCCGGGGAACTGATGGAGGCTCGGGGTGTGTTTTCGGCATCCGATTTTGTCAGCAGTGTGACAGGAGCAGACAATGTGTGCGAGAGAAGCGCCGTACTGGCGGCAGGGAAGGGCGGCCGCCTCATAGCGGGAAAGCAGGCTGGATGCGGGGTCACGGCGGCCCTTGCATTAAAAGAATGGAGGATTAGGTTTGAGTCATAA
- the cobM gene encoding precorrin-4 C(11)-methyltransferase: MIHFVGAGSGAPDLITVRGKRFLETADIVIYAGSLVNPQLLSYTKSECELYNSAKMTLEEVLQVMEEGEAARKDTVRLHTGDPCLYGAIREQMDLLDEKGIGYDSCPGVSSFCGAASALNLEYTLPGVSQSVVITRMAGRTPVPEKESIESFAAHQATMVIFLSTGMLEELSGRLVDGGYREETPAAIVYKATWEDEMTRLCTVGTLSETAKRYGITKTALIIVGDAVSHHHYQRSRLYDPEFTTGYRKGKQK; this comes from the coding sequence ATGATTCATTTTGTAGGAGCGGGCAGTGGGGCGCCGGATCTGATCACCGTAAGGGGAAAGCGTTTTCTTGAGACAGCGGATATTGTGATTTACGCAGGCTCCCTGGTGAACCCTCAGCTGCTTTCTTATACAAAATCCGAATGTGAACTTTACAATAGCGCAAAAATGACTCTGGAAGAAGTGCTTCAGGTGATGGAGGAAGGGGAGGCGGCTAGAAAAGACACCGTCCGCCTGCACACTGGAGATCCGTGTCTTTACGGGGCAATCCGGGAGCAGATGGATCTTTTGGATGAGAAGGGCATCGGTTATGATTCCTGTCCAGGCGTCAGTTCCTTTTGCGGGGCGGCATCTGCCCTGAACCTGGAGTATACGCTTCCCGGTGTGTCACAGAGTGTGGTCATAACCCGAATGGCAGGCCGGACACCGGTACCGGAAAAGGAAAGTATAGAATCCTTTGCGGCCCATCAGGCCACTATGGTCATCTTTTTGAGCACCGGCATGTTGGAGGAGCTTTCCGGCAGACTGGTGGACGGCGGTTATAGGGAGGAAACCCCCGCGGCCATTGTATATAAAGCGACCTGGGAAGATGAGATGACCAGACTCTGTACGGTGGGGACCCTCTCTGAGACTGCCAAGCGGTACGGGATCACAAAAACAGCCCTGATAATTGTGGGGGATGCTGTCTCTCATCACCACTATCAGCGGTCCAGGCTTTATGATCCGGAATTTACCACAGGGTACAGAAAGGGAAAGCAGAAATGA
- the cobI gene encoding precorrin-2 C(20)-methyltransferase, producing the protein MSGVLYGIGVGPGDPELMTLKAVRKIRECSVIAVPGRQPEDSTAFQIAVKICPEIREKELAGIHMPMTRDETKLRESHETGASVLREYLLKGEDVAFLTLGDPTVYSTYLYLHRMLRKQGFTAKIINGIPSFCAAAARMDTGLAEKNQPLHIIPAAYEVENSLKLSGTKVFMKAGKNLSKLKEKLVQRNLSGKMVENCGMTDEKLYGCTDEIPLEAGYYSLIIVKEQEETK; encoded by the coding sequence ATGAGTGGAGTTTTATATGGAATCGGAGTAGGGCCTGGGGACCCGGAGCTTATGACCTTAAAAGCGGTGCGCAAGATCAGGGAATGCAGTGTGATCGCAGTTCCCGGCAGACAACCGGAGGATAGTACGGCATTTCAGATTGCGGTGAAGATCTGCCCGGAGATCAGGGAAAAGGAATTGGCAGGGATTCATATGCCCATGACAAGGGATGAGACAAAGCTACGGGAAAGCCATGAGACAGGCGCCAGTGTTCTTAGGGAATATCTTTTGAAGGGGGAGGATGTGGCATTTTTAACCCTGGGGGACCCCACCGTATATTCCACCTATCTTTATCTGCACCGGATGCTCAGAAAGCAGGGATTTACGGCAAAGATCATCAACGGAATTCCTTCCTTCTGTGCGGCGGCGGCCAGGATGGATACCGGGCTTGCGGAAAAAAACCAGCCGCTTCATATTATTCCGGCAGCTTATGAGGTGGAAAACAGCTTAAAGCTTTCAGGGACCAAGGTATTTATGAAGGCGGGAAAAAATCTGTCGAAGCTTAAGGAGAAGCTGGTACAGCGAAATCTTTCCGGGAAAATGGTGGAAAACTGCGGCATGACAGATGAAAAGCTCTATGGATGTACCGATGAAATTCCGCTGGAGGCAGGGTATTATTCTCTGATTATTGTAAAGGAACAGGAGGAAACCAAATGA
- the cbiD gene encoding cobalt-precorrin-5B (C(1))-methyltransferase CbiD: MGRGLKDRVIIKQNKELKCGYTTGSCAAAAAKGAARCLLLGGKVQNVSLLTPAGIRLSLPLKDLKISEESVSCCVKKDAGDDPDVTDGIHIYADVTKIPSPEILIEGGKGIGRVTKKGLSQAPGESAINRVPRAMITEAVREVLDCSDFEGGLKVTVWTPEGEETAKKTFNPRLGIEGGISILGTTGIVEPMSEEALVKSIEVEMRIRLCEGNGYLLVTPGNYGADYVKEQYKIEKDQILKCSNYVGETIDMAVNLRAKGILFVSHIGKFIKVSGGIMNTHSREADCRSELLAAAAVRSGVGLQTVKQILEAKTTEEALDYLHSEGLLKPAMDDVIRRIGENLSRRAYGRIKTGAVVFSNVYGFLGQTEHTDTLWKRLKEKK; this comes from the coding sequence ATGGGCAGAGGATTAAAAGACCGTGTGATCATCAAACAGAATAAGGAGCTTAAATGCGGTTACACCACAGGTTCCTGCGCGGCGGCAGCGGCCAAAGGAGCGGCAAGGTGCCTTCTTTTGGGAGGAAAGGTGCAGAACGTTTCCCTGCTGACTCCTGCGGGTATCCGGCTCTCACTGCCCCTTAAGGATTTAAAGATCTCCGAGGAATCTGTTTCCTGCTGTGTGAAAAAGGACGCAGGGGATGACCCGGATGTGACAGACGGCATCCATATTTATGCGGATGTAACAAAGATTCCTTCCCCTGAAATTCTCATTGAAGGGGGAAAAGGCATCGGGAGAGTCACAAAAAAAGGCCTTTCCCAGGCACCGGGGGAGTCGGCCATCAACCGTGTGCCCCGGGCTATGATCACGGAGGCGGTCAGGGAAGTCCTTGACTGTTCGGATTTTGAAGGGGGACTGAAAGTCACAGTGTGGACGCCGGAGGGGGAAGAGACAGCAAAAAAGACGTTCAACCCCCGTCTCGGAATTGAGGGCGGCATATCGATCCTCGGTACCACAGGGATCGTGGAGCCCATGAGTGAGGAAGCCCTCGTGAAAAGCATAGAAGTTGAGATGCGGATCCGCCTTTGTGAGGGAAACGGTTATCTTTTGGTGACGCCGGGAAATTATGGCGCGGATTATGTAAAGGAACAGTACAAAATAGAAAAGGATCAGATCTTAAAGTGCAGCAATTATGTCGGTGAGACCATTGATATGGCAGTAAATCTAAGGGCTAAGGGCATTTTGTTTGTCTCACACATCGGAAAATTCATCAAGGTGTCAGGCGGGATCATGAATACCCACTCAAGAGAGGCTGACTGCCGTTCGGAGCTTTTGGCGGCTGCGGCGGTCAGGAGCGGTGTTGGACTTCAAACGGTAAAGCAGATCCTTGAGGCAAAAACAACGGAGGAGGCTTTAGACTATCTGCATTCAGAAGGTCTTTTGAAACCGGCTATGGACGATGTGATAAGGAGGATCGGAGAGAACCTTTCCCGGCGTGCCTATGGAAGAATCAAAACCGGGGCGGTGGTATTTTCCAATGTTTACGGATTCCTTGGACAGACAGAGCACACAGATACATTATGGAAGAGACTGAAGGAGAAAAAATGA